In bacterium, the following are encoded in one genomic region:
- the groL gene encoding chaperonin GroEL (60 kDa chaperone family; promotes refolding of misfolded polypeptides especially under stressful conditions; forms two stacked rings of heptamers to form a barrel-shaped 14mer; ends can be capped by GroES; misfolded proteins enter the barrel where they are refolded when GroES binds), with the protein MSKQILFNEKAREAMKKGIDKLAQAVIATLGPRGKAVVIEKGYGAPQVTFDGVTVAKEIELEDKFENLGADLIKQAADKTNDAVGDGTTTSIVLAHSLIEEGEKMLKSKDVNVIQLAEDLKKGALILAKNLEAQKEPVNDLAKLAEVASLSAKDKTIGGLIAEVIHKVGKEGVVTVEDSNTISNSYEVVEGMQFDRGFISQYMITNSERMESSLENPYILVTDKKISAIAEILPILEKVVQSGKKEMVIIADDVEGEALTTLVVNKLRGVFTVLPLKAPGFGDRKKEMLQDIATITGSQFISEELGKKLEAVELADLGTAHRVVSNKDTTTIVGGKGDKKKIEERVAQLKAQLQKAESGFDKDKLQERLGKLAGGVAVIKVGAPTESAQKELKDRVEDAVAATKAAMEEGIVPGGGMALFYAGMELRHPPAGGSSIANDILIAASEAPIRAIVENCGQSPDFILNQLPKKAGWQGFDANKGKMGDLKAAGIVDPLKVTKTALMNAVSVAANYLTIGAAVTDIPKKESPVAPQMGGMGEY; encoded by the coding sequence ATGAGTAAACAAATTCTATTCAACGAAAAAGCCCGCGAGGCGATGAAAAAAGGTATTGATAAGCTGGCTCAAGCTGTCATTGCGACTCTTGGCCCGCGCGGCAAGGCGGTAGTTATTGAAAAGGGCTATGGCGCTCCGCAGGTTACTTTTGACGGCGTTACTGTTGCCAAAGAAATTGAACTCGAAGATAAATTCGAGAATCTTGGCGCTGATTTAATTAAACAGGCCGCTGATAAAACCAATGATGCCGTTGGTGATGGCACCACTACTTCTATTGTATTGGCGCATTCTTTGATTGAAGAGGGCGAAAAGATGCTCAAATCCAAGGACGTAAATGTAATTCAGCTCGCCGAAGATTTAAAGAAAGGCGCTCTTATTTTGGCGAAAAATCTTGAAGCTCAAAAAGAACCGGTGAATGATCTGGCGAAATTGGCTGAAGTTGCTTCACTTTCCGCGAAAGACAAAACCATCGGCGGCTTAATCGCTGAAGTAATTCACAAAGTTGGAAAGGAAGGCGTAGTCACCGTGGAAGATTCAAACACCATCAGTAATTCGTATGAAGTAGTGGAGGGTATGCAGTTTGATCGTGGTTTCATCTCGCAATATATGATTACCAACAGCGAGCGGATGGAGTCCTCTTTGGAAAATCCGTATATTTTGGTTACCGATAAGAAAATTTCCGCCATCGCGGAGATTCTGCCGATTTTGGAAAAGGTGGTGCAAAGCGGAAAAAAGGAAATGGTAATTATCGCCGATGATGTGGAAGGCGAGGCTCTGACTACTCTGGTAGTCAACAAACTCCGCGGCGTGTTCACCGTGCTTCCTTTGAAAGCTCCGGGATTCGGAGATAGAAAAAAAGAAATGCTTCAGGATATCGCCACAATTACCGGCTCTCAATTTATTTCTGAAGAGCTTGGCAAAAAGCTGGAGGCGGTAGAACTGGCCGATCTTGGTACGGCTCATCGGGTTGTGTCTAATAAAGACACCACCACAATCGTGGGCGGAAAAGGCGATAAGAAAAAAATTGAAGAGCGTGTTGCTCAATTGAAAGCCCAACTGCAAAAAGCGGAGTCCGGTTTTGATAAAGATAAATTACAGGAACGTTTGGGTAAGCTAGCCGGCGGAGTAGCCGTCATTAAAGTTGGCGCTCCGACCGAATCTGCCCAGAAAGAATTAAAAGATAGAGTTGAAGATGCTGTGGCCGCCACGAAGGCCGCGATGGAAGAAGGGATTGTGCCGGGAGGTGGAATGGCTTTGTTCTACGCAGGAATGGAATTACGTCATCCGCCAGCTGGCGGAAGCAGTATTGCCAACGATATTTTAATTGCCGCCTCCGAGGCTCCTATCCGCGCCATTGTGGAAAACTGCGGCCAATCTCCTGATTTTATTTTGAACCAACTTCCGAAGAAAGCGGGCTGGCAGGGTTTTGATGCCAACAAAGGAAAGATGGGGGATTTAAAGGCCGCCGGCATTGTGGATCCGCTGAAAGTCACCAAGACTGCCTTAATGAACGCCGTTTCCGTTGCCGCAAACTATCTCACCATTGGCGCCGCCGTTACCGATATTCCTAAGAAAGAATCTCCAGTCGCCCCGCAGATGGGAGGAATGGGGGAGTACTAG
- a CDS encoding YdeI/OmpD-associated family protein has product MKLGKLFYAPNRKTWRKWLEKNHAKAKEIWLVYYKKSSGKPRVEYGDAVNEALCFGWIDSTVKTVDKDSFAQRFSPRNPKSSWSELNKEKARRLFKAGLMHPAGIAATKGHHKAENAGKIVIPLWLQKAMKKDMQVWNNFKKFPEHYRRIRIAWITASAWNQGRKTRLAYFLKMTAQNKKYGMLQ; this is encoded by the coding sequence GTGAAACTAGGTAAACTTTTTTACGCTCCTAATCGGAAAACTTGGCGGAAGTGGTTGGAGAAGAATCACGCCAAGGCCAAAGAGATCTGGCTGGTCTATTACAAAAAGAGTTCCGGCAAGCCGCGGGTGGAATATGGCGACGCAGTAAATGAGGCGCTCTGTTTCGGCTGGATAGACAGCACCGTGAAGACGGTTGATAAAGATTCCTTTGCTCAAAGGTTCAGCCCGCGCAATCCAAAAAGTAGCTGGTCGGAGTTGAATAAAGAAAAAGCCCGCCGGTTATTTAAGGCTGGATTGATGCACCCAGCCGGAATCGCCGCCACCAAGGGCCACCACAAAGCCGAAAACGCCGGAAAGATTGTAATCCCCCTCTGGCTACAAAAGGCGATGAAAAAAGATATGCAAGTCTGGAATAATTTTAAAAAGTTTCCGGAGCATTATCGCCGGATTCGCATCGCTTGGATTACTGCCTCCGCCTGGAACCAAGGCCGAAAAACTCGCTTGGCCTACTTTCTGAAAATGACGGCTCAGAACAAAAAATACGGAATGCTGCAGTGA
- a CDS encoding co-chaperone GroES: protein MTNFKPLSNHLFIEPLNTEKATKSGIVLPETAEKEKPMVGIVIAVGEGKRNEKGDVVPMAVKVGDKVLFKKYGPDEIEVEGKKYLVGEEDDVLAILE from the coding sequence ATGACTAATTTCAAACCGCTCTCAAATCACTTATTTATTGAACCTCTCAATACCGAGAAGGCCACGAAGTCCGGAATTGTTTTGCCGGAAACTGCCGAGAAAGAAAAGCCGATGGTGGGAATTGTGATAGCGGTCGGTGAAGGAAAACGAAATGAAAAAGGCGATGTTGTGCCGATGGCGGTAAAAGTCGGCGACAAGGTTTTATTTAAAAAATACGGCCCCGACGAAATTGAAGTAGAGGGGAAAAAATATCTGGTCGGAGAGGAAGATGATGTCCTCGCGATCCTGGAATAA
- a CDS encoding DUF5667 domain-containing protein, which produces MPAILVILVLVLGGGASVASEQATPGSLLYPVKVNINEGVIGALSFSAKAKANWDVRVTERRLEEAEELSAEGKLDADARAQIEENFAAHADRVHERISDFQARSDFNAAADVAANFATSLRVHQTILERLALENSSQAVEVNHIVVKVREQELVTAKERTKAEASASSQASPDVQAAAEGRMGAAQNKISEVRAFLNRMKTSLTASAVANAEAQLAVADKLFADGKVKLDAKAYAEAFTLFGKAHEAAQAVKLMLDSSERLDLDIRVDTKMDVETRTTNSAGVKVDASVKIGL; this is translated from the coding sequence ATGCCAGCAATATTAGTTATTCTCGTATTAGTGCTAGGAGGAGGGGCATCTGTCGCGTCGGAACAGGCTACTCCCGGTAGCTTGCTTTACCCCGTAAAGGTCAATATCAATGAAGGGGTGATCGGAGCGCTTTCCTTCTCAGCCAAAGCTAAGGCAAATTGGGATGTCCGGGTTACAGAGCGACGTCTTGAGGAAGCCGAAGAGCTTTCGGCGGAAGGGAAGCTTGATGCTGATGCTCGGGCGCAGATTGAAGAGAACTTTGCAGCGCATGCCGACCGGGTTCATGAGCGCATTAGTGATTTCCAGGCTCGCAGCGATTTCAACGCGGCCGCGGATGTGGCCGCCAATTTTGCAACTTCTCTCCGCGTGCACCAGACGATTCTTGAACGCCTTGCTCTAGAGAATAGTTCGCAAGCGGTTGAAGTAAACCACATAGTGGTAAAAGTTCGCGAGCAAGAGTTGGTGACTGCCAAAGAGCGAACCAAAGCGGAAGCAAGCGCATCTTCTCAAGCCAGCCCAGACGTGCAAGCGGCGGCAGAGGGCCGGATGGGAGCGGCGCAGAATAAGATTTCCGAGGTCAGAGCTTTTCTGAACCGAATGAAGACATCTCTCACCGCATCGGCAGTAGCCAACGCGGAAGCGCAATTAGCTGTTGCTGACAAGCTCTTCGCTGATGGAAAAGTAAAACTGGATGCGAAAGCTTACGCTGAAGCCTTTACGCTGTTTGGCAAAGCTCACGAAGCCGCTCAAGCGGTAAAATTGATGCTGGATTCCAGCGAACGACTCGATCTTGATATTCGCGTGGATACTAAGATGGATGTCGAGACTAGGACAACTAATTCAGCTGGAGTTAAAGTAGACGCTTCGGTAAAAATCGGTCTGTAA
- a CDS encoding class I SAM-dependent methyltransferase: MFHPKGPSLRELIKQGLSSTKEGYDQLASKFDYTPFLTPKEIIDATSDYLKTEGPFEYAIDLCTGTGAGIEGLLPIVRREIVGIDWSEPMLAEARKKFSAVTKPEVRFVCKNIFDIQFLKDFDLITCFGALGHIEKNQQKEFIDVVYSMLRREGKFAFITAERPKWYHLSAWPYFAFDATMKLRNHWIKPEFVMYYMNFLLPDILNLFDEAKWSSVKVISLEIGGKESGIRLVIAEKK; this comes from the coding sequence ATGTTTCATCCAAAAGGACCGAGCCTGCGAGAATTGATCAAGCAGGGACTTTCTTCAACCAAAGAAGGCTACGACCAACTGGCGTCGAAATTTGACTACACGCCATTTCTGACCCCTAAAGAAATCATTGATGCCACCTCCGATTATCTGAAAACTGAAGGACCTTTTGAATATGCGATTGATCTTTGCACCGGAACGGGCGCAGGCATTGAAGGCTTGCTGCCAATTGTCCGAAGAGAAATTGTGGGAATCGACTGGAGCGAGCCGATGCTGGCTGAAGCGAGAAAGAAATTTTCCGCCGTCACCAAGCCTGAAGTCCGATTTGTGTGTAAAAACATCTTTGATATCCAGTTTCTAAAAGATTTCGATCTGATTACTTGCTTCGGAGCGCTGGGGCATATCGAAAAGAACCAGCAGAAAGAATTCATTGATGTGGTTTACTCGATGCTTCGTCGGGAAGGAAAATTCGCCTTCATTACCGCCGAACGCCCAAAGTGGTATCACCTTTCTGCGTGGCCCTACTTTGCTTTTGACGCTACGATGAAATTACGCAATCACTGGATTAAGCCGGAATTCGTAATGTATTACATGAATTTTCTTTTGCCTGACATATTAAACCTATTCGATGAAGCGAAATGGAGCTCGGTGAAAGTGATTTCTCTGGAAATCGGTGGAAAGGAATCCGGTATCCGTTTAGTAATCGCCGAAAAAAAATGA
- the secG gene encoding preprotein translocase subunit SecG, translated as MTLAQILVSVILIILILLQERSSTGGLGIFGGSDGGFYQTRRGFEKAIFGLTIVVAFAFAGLALLNLVL; from the coding sequence ATGACATTAGCTCAAATATTAGTTTCGGTTATATTAATCATCTTGATTCTACTTCAAGAGCGCTCTTCCACTGGTGGCTTAGGTATTTTCGGAGGTAGTGACGGCGGCTTTTATCAAACCCGCCGTGGATTCGAAAAAGCAATTTTTGGCTTAACTATCGTGGTGGCTTTTGCCTTTGCAGGTCTCGCTCTCTTAAACCTTGTTTTATAA
- a CDS encoding phage holin family protein has translation MISILISLGSNLAALLAAEYLISGFAVTDDWMGIAIVVVLLTLANSFVLPILRFMLKPLIWLTMGILGFVLNGALIYLVDIFSSGLTISGLIPLVLATIVIGAVNATISYGAKAFK, from the coding sequence ATGATTAGCATATTAATTAGCCTCGGTTCTAACTTAGCGGCTTTATTGGCGGCGGAGTACTTAATCTCGGGGTTCGCGGTTACCGATGATTGGATGGGAATCGCGATCGTCGTAGTCCTTTTGACCCTCGCTAACTCGTTCGTCCTACCCATTTTGCGCTTTATGCTCAAACCTCTAATCTGGCTAACGATGGGAATCTTAGGTTTTGTGCTGAACGGCGCCCTTATCTATTTGGTTGACATTTTCTCTTCGGGGCTTACAATAAGTGGATTAATACCTTTGGTTTTGGCGACTATAGTGATTGGAGCGGTGAACGCGACTATCTCCTATGGAGCTAAAGCTTTCAAATAA
- a CDS encoding ParB N-terminal domain-containing protein, producing the protein MNQSNNKSTHHDLIAEITKHSQDGQLEKWIDTFLRAEGKNSALADGLKKRKRYWAGPMLFPLKKLERCCGPEKEMEYQESIENWNRKVNSLIEYIQSEGDLAPFIVSYAGGIFSVRDGNHRYGAYEKLGREKYWALIWCDSEEELEEIKNLRQ; encoded by the coding sequence ATGAATCAGTCCAACAATAAGTCCACCCATCACGACTTGATAGCAGAGATCACAAAACACTCCCAAGACGGCCAATTGGAAAAATGGATAGATACTTTTTTGCGCGCGGAAGGAAAAAATTCCGCCTTAGCCGATGGGTTGAAGAAACGAAAAAGGTACTGGGCTGGCCCCATGCTCTTCCCTCTGAAAAAGTTGGAAAGGTGTTGTGGTCCGGAAAAAGAAATGGAATATCAGGAATCCATAGAAAATTGGAATAGAAAAGTTAATTCTTTGATTGAGTATATTCAATCAGAGGGAGATCTCGCCCCATTTATTGTTTCTTACGCCGGCGGCATTTTTTCCGTTCGAGATGGAAATCACCGCTACGGAGCATATGAAAAATTAGGCCGAGAAAAATACTGGGCTCTTATTTGGTGTGATTCAGAAGAAGAACTTGAAGAAATAAAAAATCTTAGACAGTGA
- a CDS encoding D-alanine--D-alanine ligase yields the protein MKESPKKIRIAVLIGGPSAEYDVSLKTGGQILTNLDHDKYQARAIVISKNGNWPMKPSEIKKKFDLAFIAMHGEYGEDGTVQKILDKYRIKYTGSGARASALGMDKVLSSKIFTKAGLSVPQFSLLKIKNGNLAPSDTRQSLFHLPVVVKPTDRGSSAGTMVVKKVQDLLPAIQKAAKFSENIMIQKYIEGREFTCGVIEVKGKLKALPPTEIVPKLRGFFDYYSKYTSGASREITPPRISRKEMKKIQAQSLKAHRAIRAKGMSRTDFMQNEDGKLYVLEINTIPGMTATSLLPQEARAAGIEFPKLLDLIIASALAK from the coding sequence ATGAAAGAATCTCCGAAAAAAATTCGCATCGCCGTATTAATCGGCGGGCCGTCGGCGGAATATGACGTGTCGCTGAAAACCGGTGGGCAAATTCTCACCAACTTAGATCACGATAAGTATCAGGCGCGGGCTATTGTAATCTCCAAAAATGGAAACTGGCCGATGAAGCCATCGGAGATAAAAAAGAAATTCGACCTCGCCTTTATTGCGATGCACGGAGAATATGGAGAAGACGGCACCGTCCAAAAGATTTTGGATAAATACCGGATTAAATACACCGGCTCCGGAGCCAGGGCTAGCGCTCTGGGAATGGATAAGGTTTTGTCGTCAAAGATTTTCACAAAAGCCGGTCTAAGTGTCCCGCAGTTTTCTTTATTGAAAATCAAGAATGGCAATCTCGCTCCCAGCGATACTAGGCAATCACTTTTCCATCTTCCGGTTGTGGTAAAGCCAACCGACAGGGGATCGAGTGCCGGTACGATGGTTGTGAAAAAGGTGCAGGATCTTCTTCCGGCAATTCAAAAAGCGGCCAAGTTTTCCGAGAATATAATGATTCAAAAATATATTGAGGGCAGGGAATTCACCTGCGGAGTAATTGAGGTCAAAGGAAAACTAAAAGCCCTTCCACCTACGGAGATTGTGCCGAAGCTCCGAGGATTCTTCGATTACTATTCAAAATATACTTCGGGCGCTTCCCGAGAAATTACGCCGCCGAGAATTTCCCGCAAAGAGATGAAAAAGATCCAAGCCCAATCACTGAAAGCACATCGCGCAATCAGGGCAAAAGGAATGTCCCGCACAGATTTTATGCAAAACGAAGATGGCAAGCTGTATGTGCTGGAAATTAATACCATTCCGGGTATGACCGCCACTAGTTTACTGCCTCAAGAAGCCCGAGCGGCCGGAATTGAGTTCCCAAAACTGTTGGATTTGATTATTGCTTCGGCACTGGCGAAATAA
- a CDS encoding cysteine dioxygenase family protein: MQTESWHRWITDITLDIPAGTILGAIQEMVRISRFSNARVHADINDIWMCVSPDETSLEVMELYKQANRERNLAEKARRKKKPCYKREVLYADAKMEIVRIVWLPGSKSRPHDHGKSHGVTIVLKGSVFEKVFDKKTKMFLRSEIHPANLNASFDESPRLIHIIGNARPDMEAITLHIYMPPLKMKFYDDLA; the protein is encoded by the coding sequence ATGCAAACGGAATCCTGGCATAGATGGATTACTGACATTACACTTGATATTCCGGCTGGCACAATTCTGGGAGCTATTCAGGAAATGGTACGGATCTCCAGGTTTTCCAATGCCAGAGTGCATGCGGATATTAACGATATTTGGATGTGTGTAAGCCCAGACGAGACATCGCTAGAGGTAATGGAACTCTACAAGCAGGCAAATAGAGAAAGAAATCTGGCGGAAAAAGCGAGGAGAAAAAAGAAGCCCTGCTACAAACGCGAAGTACTGTACGCTGACGCAAAGATGGAGATTGTGCGTATCGTCTGGCTTCCCGGTTCAAAAAGTCGTCCGCATGATCACGGAAAATCTCATGGAGTAACGATTGTCTTGAAGGGTTCAGTCTTCGAGAAAGTATTCGACAAGAAAACAAAAATGTTCCTGCGGAGTGAAATCCATCCGGCCAACCTCAATGCATCCTTTGATGAGTCGCCCCGCCTGATTCACATCATCGGCAACGCCCGCCCTGATATGGAAGCGATCACCCTCCATATCTATATGCCTCCGCTGAAAATGAAATTCTACGACGACCTCGCCTAA
- a CDS encoding IMP dehydrogenase, with translation MKPDEYELTLAEWEFIKTFLTDRGLPIDVDKTFNDVYIKTRYSKVRSRSEIYDFSTEIAPGLTLGLPFIMANMVCVADAKAIVALEREGGLGIPPQMLELKTRLEMLDEIGRRDSALIDNPLTIYPDATLEEAKKLMGKRGVSSLIVINGEDRPIGILSTRDWMYEADEGKFVGDLMGGKRKLYAAKKGISFGEAAKILKRHEIEKLPLLGKNGALAGLITAHGLFYKHHHPRATRDEKGRFLKVGSVGVGQYFTAAHMREVETQVRKGICLLLIDTARAFSINTKEAVEAVRARFPELPLMVGNVDCPEGAKALFQWGVDIVKVGIGPGEACRTREVGVGMPQLSAVAKCAAVARMESVNGKRKYIVADGGMKNPGDICKALVAGADAVMSGSLFIGAIESAAEANVNKHGLRIKEYVGSASSKAQKERINHGTLVKKRRPEGVSQEMPVLGTMEEVVEELVDGMKSTLSFLGAWNIQELKTRGKFGLQTSAGLKEGIKK, from the coding sequence ATGAAACCCGACGAATACGAGCTGACGCTGGCCGAGTGGGAATTTATCAAAACTTTTTTGACCGACAGGGGATTGCCGATTGATGTCGACAAAACCTTCAACGATGTGTATATCAAGACCCGTTATTCGAAAGTTCGTTCGCGTTCGGAAATTTATGATTTTTCCACCGAGATTGCGCCTGGGCTAACCTTGGGATTGCCGTTTATTATGGCGAATATGGTTTGTGTCGCGGACGCCAAGGCGATCGTGGCTCTGGAAAGAGAGGGCGGCCTCGGAATTCCTCCACAAATGTTGGAATTGAAGACGCGCTTGGAGATGTTGGATGAGATCGGCCGGAGAGATTCCGCGCTAATCGATAATCCGCTTACTATTTATCCCGACGCCACCCTGGAAGAAGCCAAAAAATTAATGGGTAAGCGCGGCGTTTCTAGTTTGATCGTGATCAACGGAGAAGATAGGCCGATCGGCATCTTGAGTACGCGAGACTGGATGTACGAAGCTGATGAAGGGAAATTCGTTGGCGATCTGATGGGCGGAAAAAGAAAACTTTACGCCGCCAAAAAGGGCATAAGCTTCGGGGAGGCGGCCAAGATCTTGAAGCGTCATGAGATTGAAAAACTGCCGCTGCTGGGAAAGAATGGCGCTTTGGCCGGTCTGATCACGGCTCACGGCTTGTTCTACAAACACCATCATCCCCGCGCTACGCGCGACGAGAAAGGACGTTTTCTGAAAGTCGGAAGTGTAGGAGTCGGCCAATATTTCACCGCAGCTCATATGCGAGAGGTGGAAACGCAGGTCCGTAAAGGAATTTGTCTGTTACTGATCGATACGGCGCGCGCGTTTTCTATTAACACCAAAGAGGCGGTGGAAGCGGTGCGGGCGCGGTTCCCTGAGCTTCCGCTGATGGTCGGCAACGTGGATTGTCCCGAAGGAGCGAAGGCTCTTTTCCAGTGGGGTGTGGATATCGTAAAAGTCGGCATCGGCCCCGGAGAGGCTTGCCGCACCCGCGAAGTCGGCGTCGGAATGCCCCAGCTTTCCGCTGTTGCCAAGTGCGCGGCGGTAGCGCGGATGGAATCAGTGAACGGAAAACGAAAATATATCGTTGCCGACGGGGGAATGAAAAACCCGGGCGACATTTGCAAGGCGCTGGTTGCCGGAGCGGACGCGGTAATGTCGGGCTCGCTGTTCATTGGAGCCATTGAATCGGCCGCTGAAGCGAACGTGAATAAACATGGGTTGCGGATCAAAGAATACGTTGGTTCGGCTTCATCTAAAGCGCAAAAGGAGCGCATCAACCATGGAACACTTGTTAAAAAACGTCGCCCCGAAGGTGTATCGCAAGAAATGCCAGTGCTGGGTACGATGGAAGAAGTAGTTGAGGAATTGGTCGACGGAATGAAGTCTACCCTTAGCTTCCTCGGAGCTTGGAATATTCAGGAACTGAAAACCAGAGGAAAATTCGGCTTGCAAACCTCCGCCGGACTGAAAGAAGGAATAAAAAAGTAA
- a CDS encoding GIY-YIG nuclease family protein translates to MHQSIIQKIKNSPTEPGVYTFYQGNAVLYIGKAANLKNRLKSYLKITDLKTQSLHEEADHLEYTVLRSDIEALIEESRLIKSLKPKYNVLWMDDKTYSYVHFTKDTFPKIVVGHENLHRRSSLVVSRARIGPFTDGGALRIVLKLLRRSFPYCSCFQLHFRDCLNAQIGKCFGFCCKKDGVIANLPAGRQVMRIWKSNIANRKQYQKNIRAIKMVLNGTGKKLMASLKDEKERWALERIFEHKEFLNTYTVKPSELDIQKIECYDNSNFAGKEAVGAMTVLVKRDGVWMSDKNSYRKFKIKSAPTRDDPRMISEVLGRRLNHPEWPYPDLIVIDGGITQYRAAKRVLDEFHKRHTTDDIRLVSYAKPHRKVIGMAEAPKELQELIERAIHQTHNFVIRYHRQVRSKAMFATRTSLI, encoded by the coding sequence ATGCACCAGTCAATTATCCAAAAAATTAAAAACTCACCCACCGAACCAGGAGTTTATACCTTCTATCAGGGCAATGCAGTCCTATATATAGGAAAGGCGGCTAATCTCAAAAATAGGCTTAAATCGTATTTGAAGATTACCGACCTGAAAACCCAGTCCCTTCACGAAGAAGCGGATCATTTGGAATACACGGTTTTACGCTCCGACATCGAAGCCCTGATAGAAGAATCGCGGCTGATTAAATCTTTAAAGCCGAAATACAACGTTTTGTGGATGGACGACAAGACTTATTCTTATGTCCACTTTACAAAGGACACCTTCCCGAAAATCGTCGTTGGGCATGAAAATCTTCATCGTCGTTCGTCGTTAGTCGTTAGTCGTGCACGGATCGGCCCCTTCACCGACGGTGGCGCCCTGCGGATTGTTTTAAAATTACTTCGCCGCTCATTCCCCTACTGCTCTTGCTTCCAACTTCATTTCCGCGACTGCTTAAACGCGCAAATCGGAAAATGCTTCGGTTTTTGCTGCAAAAAAGATGGAGTAATCGCCAACCTGCCTGCCGGCAGGCAGGTAATGCGAATCTGGAAAAGTAATATTGCGAATAGAAAACAATATCAGAAGAATATCCGGGCGATAAAAATGGTTTTAAATGGCACGGGCAAAAAGCTTATGGCATCGCTTAAAGACGAAAAGGAGCGCTGGGCATTGGAAAGAATCTTTGAGCACAAAGAATTTTTGAATACTTATACCGTTAAACCCTCGGAGTTGGATATCCAAAAAATAGAATGCTACGACAACTCAAACTTTGCCGGGAAAGAAGCGGTAGGAGCGATGACGGTATTGGTAAAACGAGATGGCGTTTGGATGTCGGATAAAAACTCTTACCGGAAATTTAAGATAAAATCAGCGCCTACTCGTGACGACCCGAGGATGATTAGTGAGGTTTTGGGGCGCCGCTTAAATCATCCCGAATGGCCATATCCCGATCTGATCGTGATCGATGGCGGTATTACCCAATATCGGGCGGCGAAACGAGTACTGGACGAATTCCACAAACGACACACGACTGACGACATACGACTTGTTTCGTACGCCAAACCTCATCGCAAAGTAATCGGCATGGCCGAAGCGCCAAAAGAACTTCAAGAGTTGATCGAGCGCGCTATTCATCAAACTCACAACTTCGTGATCCGCTATCACCGCCAGGTTCGCAGCAAGGCAATGTTTGCTACGCGTACCAGCCTGATATAA